The sequence GTAGCCAGACTTTCCAGTCGAACATTAAGATCCTGTCATTACTTCAAGTGTCTTCTTTCTTCCAGTCCACCTCGTGAAGGAGAAGCACCAGtctccaaccctcacaggactATCTTCTCATCTTAAATACATCTATATATACGTCACTTGCATTGATTTGCATTGAGTTTTTCTTGTTTCAGTGTCTGTCATGATACCTGCAGTCTTTGCCTTAGAAAGAGGCTGTGCGCTGAGGTGCAGGCTCACtgagaaatgaaaacaattaaaaaatactaaaaagtagaaataaaaaatgaacaTAGTTCGTCTCCCCCTCAGATTTGTGGTCCACATTTCTGAAGCTGTGGGAAGGTTGGGTGAAGCATAGGAGCTCCCACTGGTAAATGTTGTGGAATCACACACAGCTCTCCCTGGTCTTGTTGTCCACGAGGAAAGTGTTAAGCTGGGAAAAGTCCACTACAACAGCATCCCGCTTGCTCAGATGGAGGTCTTTCAAATGGTCCTCATCACTTTGGTCCTTGGCAAAATTTACAAACACCTGCAGTGAGGAGAGATGAGGAAAACAAGTTAGACTTTGCTTAAATTACTGTCACAGCCTCGTTATGAACAGAGTATTAGGTAGGCTTGCTTACTTGGTCTAAAGTGGTCTGAGAGACAGAGTAGTCCTCTATGCTGAGTGCCTCTTTGTTCTTTGAGAGCAGAGAGAAGATGCGGGCAAGGGAGGTGTGGGACGAGGGAAGCTGGTACTGAAGCATGTTGCGATGCTTCTCCTTCAGAGTGCTCCCCGGCAGCTCCCGTTCAATGAACTCCACCACCGGCCGAAGgtcttggtctggccccgccACTCGCAGGATGATGGTGTAGCCATCACCAAACCTGTTaacatcaaacacacacaaaaatgaatTGATATATAGAAATAACTTTTCGTTTTGGAACAACTGAAGATCCCAGGTCCGTTACTGTATATTTGCTGCACATACATTTTTGCTACCACAAATGAAAGCATCGCAGATTGTTTTTACAATTTGACAATTAGGCAACACTGCAAACAAGAGTTTATAGACAACATTTAAAACTGAACTAGAAGAGTAAAGATGTCCGAGTTTGTGAGTTGTGTGATATTCTGttgtgtgtgctcacctgttTTTGAGGTGTTGCACACTGCCCAGACAGCGGAACCTGCCGTTAACCATGATGGCCATCCTGGTGCACAGTGCTTCACATTCCTCCATACTGCAAAGAGTACATGAGGAAAAGGTATTTTACATCGGGCAAATACAGAATATAGAGATATAGTTTCAATCTATTGGCAGGAAAACAAATGATATGTTTATGCAGTATATAGTTTAGTTAAATGCCCGGTCTAACCTGTGGGAGGTCAGGACTACAGATCGTCCCTCTTTGATGATGCTCAAGATGGCATTCCAGAGGGCACGCCGCGCCTTCGGGTCCATGCCTGTTGTTGGTTCATCCTGTTAATAGATAAAAGGCACTCAGCTGCTGCTACAGAAAATTGCTCAACAAGCCAGTCAAGGTCCTGTTGAAATGTAATCCTCTGTCATGCTTTATGAAATGTTAATTGTTTTTTCCTTACTGACCAGAAACACAACAGGTGGTCCTCCGATGAGAGCAATGGCAGTTGATAGTTTCCTCATGTTCCCCCCGCTGTAGCTGCCAGCTGATTTGTCCACGTATTTGACCAAACCCAGTTTACGGAtcccccactctgccacctaGTGGAGTGAATGAATTATCACAAGTGTCAGTCTTCTCCTTTTGAAGACTCAACAACCGAGAAagtaattcatttatttgttgtgTCCATTTTATTCAAGTTTCATTCTTGCTTGTCTATCTTGTGTTTCAGCTAGACGTTACGAGATTAATTTACATGTAAAAGGCCAATATATAGTAGGTGTGTGCATACTGACCTCACAAACTTCTTTCTCAGGTACCCCTCTCAGGATAGCGTAGAACTCAAGGTGTTCTCTGCCAGTCAGCAGGTCATTGATGGCATCAAACTGAGGGCAGTAGCCCATGTTCTGATGCACCTCATCTATCTCAGTTGTAACACTGGAATGAGAGAAAGACCATAAGAGGGAGTTTTCAGTTTTACGGAAAGCAAAAATATAAATTGAACATAATTAGATAAGAATGAATCTTCATGTGGAGCTGTGATTTCTTCTCTTGTCTCTTACCTCTTGCCTGCCAAGGAGGCCTCACCACTGGTGACCACAGAGTCACCTGTCAGCATTTTGAAGGTGCTGGTCTTCCCTGCTCCATTCACCCCAAGCAAACCAAAACActacaagaaaaaaagacaacagattTTATTAAGTCTCACACATTACATATGAATACACATTGTGGTATGGTGCAACAGTTTGATATGTACCTCTCCGGGAGGAATGCCAACGCACAGCCGGTCCACTGCTGGTTTCTGTTTCCGCTTGTAAATCTTGGTGAGCTGTCTGAGCTCCAGGATGTCGGACTGTCCCCCACCACTCAAGATCCTCTGTCGCTCTCTGGCCACATCCTCATCTTCCTCTCCAATAGGTTTCAGATGGCTGATAGATGATCTGAAGGGTGACATAGAGGAGATGTCACATTTCACACAGACTTACAGGAGGTTTTAGATATGAATCATTTTCCCAAATGTAAACTTAAGTATAAATTTCCCAACAGTTTTGAATACTGATGTCTTAGGAGTGCTATGATACGTGGAAAAAAATGCACTTGTGGCTGAGCAATTACACGTTTTACCAACCTGGCCTTGAAGCAGAAGCGGTACTGAATGAGGACAGTGATACAGAAGAAGATAACGCCCTCTATGGCCATTGCAAACAGGTTCTTTCCCACCATGTCCCAGGCTAGAGGAGATCGGAACCTGTTTTCACCTACAACAGAACAAACCTTCAGCACTCTCAAGTatcttttgtttacattgtcaAAACCATTCAAACCAAATGCATGACAGGTGGTAGTAATAAAGGATTGCCTGTACTGACCGAATCTCTCCAAGGCATCAGCCATTGCTTGATTCTTCACCATGTCGATCAATCCTCTACCCAGGCAGAAGTGAGGGAAGATGAGGAACACATTCTTCAAGATGTCATTGATACCACCAATCTCCTGGAAAAAAGAATCAAGCCATTGATAGGTCAATTTGCCAACAAAAACCTACCAGAgacacattctgctgcttctattGATTACTTACATTGCTTCCAAACAACTCCAGAACAAAGGTGGACACACTGCCATTTATTCCTATCAGTATGTTGACACTGGTTAGAACCACATAGGCAGTGCTGGGGATCTTAAAAAAGAAGGAGGCTGGGTACATCAGAGGGGTGATCGACCAGCTGGAAAAGGTCAAAATATAATTTCAGATGAGATAAGCTTTgattaagacaaaaaaatacacaGAGGAGTagccaaaaaaatatataagtgTTTGTCCAAATTACCCATAGAGAAGCAGCAACAGGGCCAAAACTGGCAGATTGGTGGAGGAGACATAGGCTTCTTGTTGGAAACACACAAATATAATGATAACCAGCGTGGCTGGAACAATGTAGTTACACTgcaagacagagagagaaggcGGGTGAGATGGAGGCTTCTGTAGGTTCTTTTCCCCTACATTTGTGGTTAAGATTATGATCAGAAACATTTAGGGTTTTTTTTGCACTGATTTTGAAATATCTTACCATATCCCAAACAAAGTTGGCCAGCCAGTAGAGGAGAGGTTGCACTCCACTAATGAATTGCAAATGTTTGGCCTTGTTCACCCTCTCTTGGATGAGGAAGACAACAAAGCTGGCAGGGACAAAGGACATGGCAAAGATCACGCAGATGGACACTAGTACGTCCACCGATGTCGTCATCCTGGGATCATGtgagaaaaggagagaaaacaatGAGAAAAGATGTATGCAAGAAAAGGTCAAAATGATACTTTAAATTCTGAATTTTCTCCCACATTGACTGTAATACTCACAATGCAACCTGCGATAACTGCTCCTTGGTCAGGTTCAGAGGGTGATTGTAGGCAGTTATGCCAAACTTTGCGGGGTCTTTTGCAGCCGGCAGACTGGCACGCAGGATGCCGTTGTTCATCACATTGAGAAAAGAACCAATACTGTGCCAGCCCTTGTTGTTAAACCAGATCTGGAAGAGAAACAGTTTTGAGATGTCAGTTTGTTACATTAGAGGACAAGCAGAGCAGTTTGGATGTAAATTAGAGGCTTGGAGATCAGTTGAGTGCCATAAAGTTCATAACAGAGTTCACGCCTACCTATTCTATCTATTCTGAATAGGTTTTCCACTCCTCTATGACTTATGACATTACATTTCTTTGGAAAGCACTTTTGCTTTAGTTGTTTCTGTGGTGGAATTGAGGCATAGTTAGTAGCTAAGCAGGTACGCACACCCTATATGTCTAAACtgtaaaaatacgaaaatgacAAATGGTTTGTACGGGTAGTCAAtaaagaggtaaaaaaaatagaGCAAAGAAGTGTGTCCGCAGTGTGGAGCTGAAGTTGTTAGATTAAAATGTGTGAAATGTGAGAAACCTATGATGGTGCAGATCCACATACTTTTGTGTCTGTGCGAGTGCATGCTAACCTTGACGTTATTCTTGGAGTCCAGTCCTTGGATAAAACTGGAGAGACTGCCGAAGAAACGATctgatgcagttccctggagGATGGGTGTGGCAGAAAGGAGAGACACAGAGGAGAATAAGGAGAGAGTATTCTTTAGCACAGGGGTAAATGGACACTGTTCTGTTTTAGAGAAGTATACACATGCAAAGACCACGCATGTGTCTTTTAACCTTGACTAACTCAAACCACAGCTGGCATTTTCCTTTTGTAAAGGGTTACTGTGGATCACTTTATTGTGATAAAATCATGTGAAAAATTAGCTTACTCTTTCAAGTTGGAAGCGTCTCCTCAGTTGAGCAATTGCCACATCGATTTCATCTTTGTGGGACATAACCTGAGAACTCCTGGCACCCAACGAGAATCCACCGTATCTGTTATAGATAGAGTTCAGCCATTTTAATATCAGTGAAGGTCACAGCAGAGAGGCACTCAGATCAATATAATTTACAAGAAAATGAATTAAAGATGTATCACGTCTGATAACATACCTGAACTCATTCACCCAAATCTTGTTCTTCAGGCTGTAAGAATGGAAAACATGAGATTAAATTCTTATTGCTATGAGTGCGCAAAATCCATATGAAAAACACAATGTTAGAATGACTGTTACCTCTTGCCAATGATCTGAGCATAGGTTTTAACCAGATAGTCCGACACATTTCTGCCAGTCAAGTTCTGCAGAGTGTCTTTGTCACTGATCTTCATCTGGGTACAAGAACAAACAAATTAGTTAATCAATGAATATTTAGTTGAGGATACATTTAGTATACTGATGTCATAACTGGATTTTGGTTTAGATTTAGTTTTTGTCACAAACCTGTGGCGGTGGAAGTCCACCAGCCCCAGCGGGGCACTCAGGTAGCATTTTCTTGCGACCCCCACAGCTGCACTCACACAGGGGCGAGGGGTTCTCCATGGTCCAGTTTCCTCTGTCGAACATGTATCTCACACTTTGAGAGACTTCAGGCACGGACCACTCATCCTCAACTGCAGTACAGGGAGTGTCTCTGATGCCAAGAGAGAAAAGAGTTTCCATGTCTAAATACTACaatggtgcttttgtttttctaagATTTTCTTATTGAATGCTAAATCTACCAAAGGCTTAAATGCTAGTTAACTTTTCCCCCAAACACTCACGGTATAGGCTCTCCTTTCATGCAACGTGTTCCAAAGCCCGGCTTTTCTATCAGAGCTCCCAGTAGTTTGTTGGTGTGAGGGTCTTCAGGTATGTCATTACTGCAAAGACACAGACAGCGCAGACAAGTGTCGTTTAATACAGTGTCTTGACATAGGAAACAcacttaaaacaaacaaatcgcCACAAAGACATGCAGTTTAAAAGTCAGTTAATAGTCACACTTATTCAAGTCTGATGTCATCACTCAAACTCACAGTTGTTTCTCAGCAGTTGCAACAACAGGTGTGTTCCAAGCCCTTAACGGCACTTTTACTCTGACTATGTTTAAAATGCTGTGGGCTTTGCCAAGGTTATGTAATCTGTTACATTTTTAATGTGCTGTGAACTTTGTTGACAGAAAAAGCACAGTTTACCAAAAATACATGGATGTtcggttttttttctctgactggAGAGAGCAATCTTACAGTGGTTCATGTAAGTTTAAGAACTGCTCTGTCATCCAGACTGagacaataaaatgaaaaaaaactgctggTAAATGCTCATTTTCTCGGCTAAGGCAGCGATATCTCACCTGATGAAGTTAAATTGTTCTCCGTACATGCTGGGATGGAGGGCAAGACTGGGGTACTTTCCGAATGGAGGAACAATCAGGCTGAACACAAGGGcaatacacacaaacaccgCTGGAAGAACAATCTGAAAAACATCAGCATGGCGATTTAATTAAAATCCaatttgtcttttatttcaACTTCTAAAAAAATGGACACAAATTAGAATCACTCCTTTATTGCAAGGAGATAAGTCTTAGAAAATCCTGCATGGTTCGTGTGAGTCAGGAACCCATACCTGAGCAAAGAAGCCTTTCCTGGAGCGGCGAGCATAGAGGAATCGTTTCCAAAGCAATGCAACAAATTGCTGTCGCTTCAGACTCCAGCCTTTGACCTGATATGAGCCTTTGCcatctgttccactgagccaaTCAGTCTCACGAGATTCTGGAAACCACAAAATGAGAAAATTTGCAACATGATGAATGTGTGCCCAAATTCTGTAATAGTCCTAAGAAATAGCTAGTTATTACTCAAAGCTTTTGATTGCAAATTTGTAACAAGTGCAACCAAAAATTTGAGATGTTTCATTGGATTCAATGTGATGTTTCTAAACATTTAACTATTTTTGAAATAGAAATTATGCCACACATCCAGACTAAAAGATCCTAAGAATGACAGCAACAAGATAATTGCTATCATTGCACTGCATGGCTGGTAGTGCAGTTCTACCTGGATCACCTTCAGAATCATTGAAGTCATAGTCATCCTCTGTGAAGGGCTTTAGGCAGCTCTGGTGGTCTCCAAATGCATGACGTCGACGAGTTCTGGTTGGCACGACTCCATCTGCAGCAATAGGAGAGTTGACATTTAAATAGTTCATTTAAACTATCTTAGTTTCAAGTATGAAGATTGTATTCCTCTATGTTGCTTGTGGTCATTCATTCAAGACGGTCTCATCTTAACGACATATAAGCTATAAATTGGTATTTTaacaaatgcacacaaatgAACACTATTAGTAGGGTCTTAGTGAGTCATAAATATTACCTGAAAGCTCAACAGAATCCACTCCACTGTCTTCTGCCACTTTCAGGAAAATCTGCAGCGTAAGAAAAAAGATGATCAAAATAAAGGCTTCAATGGAATCAGATGTTTATTctctacaaaaacacaataaaaacacaaattctatTTTAATTATGACGATGTTCCCTGGGAAATCATAACTGGGTGTACTCCTTACCTCTTCCAGGGTAGTGTCAGATATTCCATAACTTGATATTCCCAAGTCAGTGAGTCGGTCATCAAGCTCATGGAAGAGCTCCACAAAAGCTCCATCTTTAGCAGACTGATAGGGCAAAACATAAGTGAGTTCATGACCGAGGTCTTCCACCAGGCGAGCTTCTGTAACGTGCTTGAAAATGACGTTGGAGATGAGGGAGACATCTGTCGGAAAGGAAGAGTAGAAGGAGAGAAACGTTGGCGGATATATTTATGTGACGATTGtgggtttccttttttttaaaaattgcatTGAAAGGGCACTGTCAGATCTTACCAATAGTGGTGGTTTCGCTTTCTGGTTCGCTGCCCAGACCAGCATCTGAACTGCTCTCTGATACACTGTCCTCctgaacaaaaggaaaaaactaaaacaatctGCAACTAGAATATTTTTTTGTCCATATGCATTATTTTTGAGAATGTTAGGAAAGTAAACACGATAATGTTcttatcatttattttcttatcttgtaccttttctgttttcttgttgtagGAGACTGTGCTGGCAGAGTTACGACATGACTGTAATGTCAAGTCATAGTCTCTCTTGACCAAGGTCAGGTAGTAGCCTGTTCCCAGGTGAGTCTTCAGGAAGAGTGAGGAGCCCACACAGCACAGTTTGCCGTGGGAAATTATGGCAATTCGGTCACCCAGGATGTCAGCTTCATCCATGTGATGAGTGGACAGGATGATGGTGCGGCCTGACCGAGATGGCAAGAGAAATCTTCTTAATTTGCTATCCCATATAATTTTTAATAGTataatccttcagtcaaattcCCCAAACACCTAATATATCAAagaattggggaaaaaaatcaacactTTGTTGAAGGGGCTTATATAAGTTTTAATTACCTTGTCTGTATTTCAGCAGCAGGTCCCAGATTCCCCTACGTGCATAGGGGTCGACACCAGCTGTAGGTTCATCAAGAATAACAACCTTTGAGCCTCCAACAAAAGCCAGGGCTACCGACAGCTTCCTCTGCATCCCACCTTAAAAgacgagagagaaaaaaatcagaGACATGCTCTTCAAACGTAAATCTCCATGTAAAATCCCTCAGCATCGTACTCTTAATAATAATTGTGATGTACCTGaatgttgaaaatacacaactgaCCTGATAGGGTGTTTGTGCGGGACTGCCGTTTGTGAGGCAGTCCAACATCATTCACAATGTGTTCCATTTCAGCTTTAACCTTCTCCTCTGAGAGCCCCTTCAAGCGAGCATAGAACCAAATGTGCTCCTCCACTGTCAACCTGGATGACAGCCAACCAACAAATCACACAAATACCAAAACAAAGGAGGCTAAAGGTGTTCTAAATTTTATTTTGGTGCTGACATCGCATACATACATGCTGAAAAGCACGTTGTGCTGGGGGCAGACG is a genomic window of Odontesthes bonariensis isolate fOdoBon6 chromosome 4, fOdoBon6.hap1, whole genome shotgun sequence containing:
- the LOC142378895 gene encoding phospholipid-transporting ATPase ABCA1-like isoform X3; the protein is MAVSTQLGLLLWKNFTFRRRQTVQLLIEIIWPLFIFFILISVRIYYPPYEQHECHFPNKAMPSAGTLPWVQGIICNANNPCFRNPTPGESPGVVGNFNDSIISRLFNDAEKILLYSQNDKSYEGYKGLLRALRKLQKNSARFKLKDFLQDNETLSHFLHHNASLPHHAVRHIVEADVNLENVLTKGFGFHLRDLCNTTPLGEFVHIADRNVSLLTQEIICKSSSDWLNNAQSHFLANLDFLKPIRRDVRSDPKVVQEVSAATDNLLESLGALAVELSTMKSWKDMRKEILYLTANATGSPNQMYQAVSRIVCGHPEGGGLKIKSLNWYEDNNYKALFGNHGNDSDSEPVSTYDNSSTPYCNNMMRSLESSPISRMIWRALKPLLMGKILYTPDTPATQRIIHEVNKTFQELGVLRDLGGMWEEMRPKFWNFMENSEEMDLVRTLLQNNASAAFLNAQISGTEWRVADVANFLSKVSEDQRPAGTAYTWRNIFNETDQAIQTISRFMECVNLDKLEPVANEERLVNKSMGLLDHQKFWAGIVFPDMTHSNSPDLPPNVNYKIRMDIDNVERTNKIKDGYWDPGPRADPFEDLRYIWGGFSYLQDVIEQGIIRAVTGTKEKTGIYIQQMPYPCYVDDIFLRVMSRSMPLFMTLAWMYSVAIIIKGVVYEKEARLKETMRIMGLNNGILWLSWFISSLIPLLISAGLLVMLLKMGNLLPYSDPGVVFLFLGSFGVVTIMQCFLISTIFSRANLAAACGGIIYFTLYLPYVLCVAWQDYVGFGAKLVVSVLSPVAFGFGCEYFALFEEQGVGIQWSNLLASPLEDDSYNLTTSICLMLFDAVLYGIMTWYIEAVFPGQYGIPRPWYFPFTKTYWCGEKENTNISTPLSKKGNADAACIEEEPSHIEPGVYIENLVKVYSTGNKLAVDGLSLRFYEGQITSFLGHNGAGKTTTMSILTGLFPPTSGTAYILGKDIRSELSTIRQNLGVCPQHNVLFSMLTVEEHIWFYARLKGLSEEKVKAEMEHIVNDVGLPHKRQSRTNTLSGGMQRKLSVALAFVGGSKVVILDEPTAGVDPYARRGIWDLLLKYRQGRTIILSTHHMDEADILGDRIAIISHGKLCCVGSSLFLKTHLGTGYYLTLVKRDYDLTLQSCRNSASTVSYNKKTEKEDSVSESSSDAGLGSEPESETTTIDVSLISNVIFKHVTEARLVEDLGHELTYVLPYQSAKDGAFVELFHELDDRLTDLGISSYGISDTTLEEIFLKVAEDSGVDSVELSDGVVPTRTRRRHAFGDHQSCLKPFTEDDYDFNDSEESRETDWLSGTDGKGSYQVKGWSLKRQQFVALLWKRFLYARRSRKGFFAQIVLPAVFVCIALVFSLIVPPFGKYPSLALHPSMYGEQFNFISNDIPEDPHTNKLLGALIEKPGFGTRCMKGEPIPDTPCTAVEDEWSVPEVSQSVRYMFDRGNWTMENPSPLCECSCGGRKKMLPECPAGAGGLPPPQMKISDKDTLQNLTGRNVSDYLVKTYAQIIGKSLKNKIWVNEFRYGGFSLGARSSQVMSHKDEIDVAIAQLRRRFQLERGTASDRFFGSLSSFIQGLDSKNNVKIWFNNKGWHSIGSFLNVMNNGILRASLPAAKDPAKFGITAYNHPLNLTKEQLSQVALMTTSVDVLVSICVIFAMSFVPASFVVFLIQERVNKAKHLQFISGVQPLLYWLANFVWDMCNYIVPATLVIIIFVCFQQEAYVSSTNLPVLALLLLLYGWSITPLMYPASFFFKIPSTAYVVLTSVNILIGINGSVSTFVLELFGSNEIGGINDILKNVFLIFPHFCLGRGLIDMVKNQAMADALERFGENRFRSPLAWDMVGKNLFAMAIEGVIFFCITVLIQYRFCFKARSSISHLKPIGEEDEDVARERQRILSGGGQSDILELRQLTKIYKRKQKPAVDRLCVGIPPGECFGLLGVNGAGKTSTFKMLTGDSVVTSGEASLAGKSVTTEIDEVHQNMGYCPQFDAINDLLTGREHLEFYAILRGVPEKEVCEVAEWGIRKLGLVKYVDKSAGSYSGGNMRKLSTAIALIGGPPVVFLDEPTTGMDPKARRALWNAILSIIKEGRSVVLTSHSMEECEALCTRMAIMVNGRFRCLGSVQHLKNRFGDGYTIILRVAGPDQDLRPVVEFIERELPGSTLKEKHRNMLQYQLPSSHTSLARIFSLLSKNKEALSIEDYSVSQTTLDQVFVNFAKDQSDEDHLKDLHLSKRDAVVVDFSQLNTFLVDNKTRESCV